A window of Quercus robur chromosome 12, dhQueRobu3.1, whole genome shotgun sequence genomic DNA:
TGTATGTGACTGATTACAAATTTCGGAGCTGGTACATGTTTGGGTCCCTTGATAGAACTTATAAGTGTGTTTTTACGGAGCATTGACCACTAGTCCCACAtccatgtttttcttttcttcttcttgtgaGAGAAGGTTGGGGGAAATGCATCCATTGACCCCTCCTCCCCTTCCcaggtttttcttcttcttctttttttttttttttttacttatcaaaaaaaaaaagaaaaaccaggGAAGGGGAGGAGGGGTCAATGGATGCATTTAGCAAAGAAAGCTAATCCCATAAAGGTCTGCTAGTTCTAATATGCCCCATCCTTGGAGTTGGTTCATCAATTACTTTACTGGGGCCTTCATTgggtttttattctttttcaccTATCAAAAAGATTTCATTGATCATTGTACTCTGCATCATGATTGTGATGCTCTCTAGTATACGTCCTGTATATATTGTCTTTTTTCGTCAATAAATTAcgttatttataaaaaataaataaatactatacTGGCATAAGGTAAATCAGGATTTTTGTTAGCTGGAAAGTATGCACATCTATCATATCTTGGGGTCTGAGTCCTCATATGATTCATTGCCAGAAAGTGCTTGCAATACTTGGTGGGTACGTAGTAGCGAGGGGATGGAAGGAGGTATTAGTTGAAATTAGAAGACCAATCACTGTTTATGAGTCTGACTTTAGTTTTGTATGATATTAGACACATTAGTATCCCTGGGCTACATGCCCATTGGCGTTGTATGTCCTTTTGGTAATTCATATTTCTGACCTTAGGCAGGAGAGCATCTCCCAATTGAAACTGAGCCAAAGGTCCTTGACTCCTTGATCCTAGTGAGATAGATTCTACATTGCTCCTAACCTTTCGCCTGtagatttcttttttcactgTTAAAAAAGATGGTATTATGCATTAAGAATAAGTCAGAGTTATAGTCCTACCAATCCATTGAAACATAGGAATGAGGCCTGGTGAAGTGATGGAGTATTAAGTATTTGCATAAGCCTCCAATTCCTTGGACTTTGCTATTTGATTGAATGGATTCAATGATATCATATATCTGGCCATCATTGCTGTAGATTTCCTCTAATCAAGTCATCGAATCGTTGTCAAAGATGATGATGACAAATTCTAAATTGTGCCTGGATAAAACATGAATACATCTACTTTTATAAATCTTTATGataatgaatatttataatCTGGACAAACGCCATTCAGGTATATGAAGTGCTTACTTTTTTCATGGATTTGCTTGTGGTGGTTAGGTTTGAATGAGGTTTTTAAAATTTGGCATTTAATCAATTAGCCTTAACACTTCTAATACATGATATTTAATTGATTAGCTTGTTGCAGTTTGTTTTGGATGAGGATTTTAAAATTAGGCATATAATCAGTCAGTCTATACGTTTCTAATACATATTCAGTCTATACGTTTGTTGAAGTTGTCTTGTATTGTTGCGCAACATAAGTTCTGTCTCTTGCTTGCTCCATTTTGGCATTTGaagttttttgtcttttatcaacttagaagtATCTTTATTCATCAGAACTTTTTCTGCAATTCTGGCGATAGGTCAAGGAGGACTTGGAAGCCGAATGTCCAGGAGAAGCGGCTCTTCAGTTACGTTTTAGACCGCCATATTCGAGTGAAAGTCACCACTCATGCCCTCCGTTGCATAGACAAGGCAGGAGGGATTGATGAGTACCTCCTGAAAACTCCTTACCACAAGATGGACACAGAAATGGGCCTCTACTGGAAGTCTAGGATCGAGAAGATGTACGAAGAGCTAGGGAAGAGGGAAGTTGTTTTCTTTTCACCTGAGGATGAAGCCAGGTTTGAACAACGTTTTAAAGATCTGAAAGTGGCCGAGAGGACAGCTCGTAGGGATGCCAGGAGACAAATGTCTGGTTGGTCAGACAAACAGAAGCAGATTGAGGAAGGTCAAGTGAAAGATCAATTGACTGATGAAGAAGCCGCTCCCGAGCAGTGGGCTGCAAACTCTTAAGTTTTGGACCATTCACCATCTTGGAATGTTCCCCcatctttgttttttattgcCCATTCGAAATTTTGTATCTctttaatgtttgttttttgAAGTAGTCTTTAGCTGTATCAGGCCTGATGGAAAAATATTCAGCAGAAATCAAttatctttttcagatggaaaTTATTTGATATTCCTCTGATGGATCATGAGTTTAACAGAACATAAAAGTAACAAGAATGTTGTTACTGGACTTAACTTCTCATGGTACAACGTCTTATAACGTCGctaatataatttcatttttgaaaCAATAATGCTATAGataaaacaaattttacaagccgttcttaaatttgttttgttttattttattttttcttagtcTGTATAAACCAAAACTTGGTAAGCAAGTATTTAGTCCCTTCACCgaccaaaagaaacaaaagtcaTCTGGTCACTTTACCAATATTTCTTTACAGGAAAAGTACAGTCCAAAGACTCAAAATTTGTTAGATAATAAGATATGGTTGATGTAATATcactattttaaattataacatATTACCTCAACacttatacttaaaaaaaaatagagttatgTAGCCTTCTAATAACACTTTATATTAGAAATatgtgattaaatgattaaatttatcatattctattaatttaaacttttggaatATTTCACACTTCTTTTCCATGAAAGTCCAACGCAAATAGCTGTAACCTTAACAGTTCACGCGCAAATCATATCTAACGAATAACACGTTATCTTCTCTCGTACTGAAACACAGTATCTTGTCCAATAATTCACTATCACTTTCTCTATAAAAGCCTTTAACTTCACATGCTCTTGCGTCAAAAGTTCACTTCAATAACAAATGGTTAAAGAGAACTGGCCATTACTGGGCCACCTAAAGAAGGCAGTGAAGAAATTAAGATTTTTGCTTAGCTTTGACCTACTGCAATGGCGCTTGGCTTCAATTACTGGCAGTGCTTCCACGAGGCGCCGGTTGAGCTTCAACGATCGCCAGGGCTTGCATGGTTGCATAGAAGATGAAAAACTCGACGAAACTGGTTCAGCCAAAGTGTATCAACGAGCTAGAAGTTATGGTTCAGATGATGATATTGATAGAAGGGCAGAGATTTTTATTGCTAATTTTCGACATCATCTTCGTTTAGAAAGGCAAGTTTCTTTGGAGTTAAGGTACTATAGAGGGGCTAGTTTCAAAAGTGAAGAAGACATTGGATTGTAATTTTGAAGCTGGTTTGTCGTTAATTATGGTTGAAAGTTTTTACATGGGTTATATACATGATTGGTATACTATATATGGATGAAAAAACTGAGATGTTTTGAGGATTGATGAactatttttgagttatttttattttctgattTAGTTTTTCTATTGAGTTTcttggggttttgattttgcatTGCTTGTATTTGTTCTATCAATATTTCCGATGGAGCAGTTCTTAATGAAACTTGAATTGTGTTTTCCTTAACTCACTGTTTCTGAGTGCAAAAACTTTGTTTCGAGGATTTTTGCCGTTGTTAGTCCTTGTTGGAAGAAATTAGAGTATTAGACAATCTAGGAAGAAACTTTAAGACTAAGGAACAGAACATGCTATCCAAACTAAGCTTAAGCAACATAGACAGCTAGCTCACAACAATTTCCGCAGTGTGAAATTTCTGAAAAGAATAAGGTGAAAAAAGTTTGCCTTTTCATCTATCATataagtgttttatttttttttgatatgagTGTTATAGTTTAATGACACTAGCATGTAATTCCATACAAACgcatggatgcatttaaaattaaacaaaaatttttattataaaaatataaataattagtcaaattaattttttttaaagcatgtaatacatgcattcatgcatacatatagatacatttaaaattaaacacaatttttatcatagaatatagataattagtcaatttttttttaagtaaatgtaattagtcacatattaaaattcttatctaaatttaatactacttatgatcatttttttctaattgttaataagatagaatgtgtgatgatttttgttatgtggtgatttttattgagtatatgtgatttttttttttttttaattttatagtttattaatattatattcttagtattttgcactcattaactcacttgacacaaagattaaaaaacttaactAGAGACATGGCACATGCTTaagtggaaaattgtggtgtagttcccacataaatttagacacatggtTTAAAATTGGATTACAATTTCAAGTTTTAATTCAATCTCTaagctttacctattaatatatatatatatatatatatatatatatatatagatagatagatagatagatagatagatagatagatgacttataaatttgaattttttttagttatatgattatgttttttatggtttattatattggactcatcgttttctacactaaattaattaatttggcacaaatatttaaaaatttagattagacaGGACATGTGGcgtaaaattaaactctaattaaaattcaatttttacactaaattaactaacttgacacaaaattctaaaatttattagATGAGACATATGACGcaaaattatactctaattaaattccaatttgaaagttaattgaattttctctttactttacctattattatatatatagatatatagattactCAATTATCTTAATAAGGAGAATCTAGTTTGAACATGGAAACTCCTCTCCCATTTATTatacgaaaaaaaaaagggttttcttATTGATTTAGATCTTTTGTAGAATGTCCATTTAAAGGCCAAGATTCAATGTGGTATAAATCTAGGACCTAGATTTTGccaactcatttaaaatttaaatgtggTTAAACTAAACCAAAAGTTAATGTGTTGGTAAAATCTAGACCTTAGATATATACAACTTTGAATCTTGGCCTTTGAAATGGACACTCTCcatttcaagaaaattagagagaagACCAATTCCTTCTTTTTGCCACTTGGTTTAAAATACCATTAACTTGTTTTAGTAAATTCTATCAAATTTGTGGTCCATCTTCATTATAGGATTGCTAGTTGTCAAGACTCGAGTCAATTCTTATCATCagttatcttttttcttttttcttttttaaaatttttgcttATGATCACATTTAATTAATTCTAAGTGGTAGtaaatgctttatttttttcGGTTTGTTTGggaggaaaacatttttttataaagtacTTGCAACTAGCGCGAGGGAAGGAATTTGAagacatgttttcttttttggaagaAACCGACAATGTTATTGAACTataaaattcttgaaaaaataGAAGTACAAGTGAGGGAAGTGAATTCAAACACAAATGTTCCTCCATGGAAGACATGGATAATACTACTCAATTAATGCTCTTATTAGTGACATAAAAATACTTGTTGCAACACCTAATTCAAGAGTTAATAATGTATAtcagtttaatttattttataattaagcCATTCAATAAGTTTGTGTACACGAAAGAATTTATAGAATAgtaaattttataatacaaCTGTTGACATTAATTTACATCTCagaaaggaaaagcaaaaaaacaaaaacctatgTATAGAATCTATAGATTAGTCTATGATTCATACACTAAAATGCAATTAATACAACAGTATCAACAAATAGGGAACATTAACAAACATATAATGGCAACTTCCCCCATCCAAATGATGTGGTTTATTAGATAAAATTGTTC
This region includes:
- the LOC126709016 gene encoding 54S ribosomal protein L24, mitochondrial, which encodes MAFRGKEMMKKVLKNVGEKNLAPGLKESLKKCIPDSKVVMGRAKRGLYAGRHIQFGNRVSEDGGNKSRRTWKPNVQEKRLFSYVLDRHIRVKVTTHALRCIDKAGGIDEYLLKTPYHKMDTEMGLYWKSRIEKMYEELGKREVVFFSPEDEARFEQRFKDLKVAERTARRDARRQMSGWSDKQKQIEEGQVKDQLTDEEAAPEQWAANS
- the LOC126708210 gene encoding uncharacterized protein LOC126708210 codes for the protein MVKENWPLLGHLKKAVKKLRFLLSFDLLQWRLASITGSASTRRRLSFNDRQGLHGCIEDEKLDETGSAKVYQRARSYGSDDDIDRRAEIFIANFRHHLRLERQVSLELRYYRGASFKSEEDIGL